In one Hypomesus transpacificus isolate Combined female chromosome 18, fHypTra1, whole genome shotgun sequence genomic region, the following are encoded:
- the LOC124481208 gene encoding syntaphilin, translating to MSLTPSRKPSAGQRRRSVGTSGGSGRHSHSDASNTNTYPLSGRGSEGSPAARTYPGTPRRQAKQTTCSDNHGIRPPTPEQYLTPLQQKEVCIRHLRARLRENVDRLQHRDCEIGELRTQLCRMQEDWIEEECHRVEAQLALKDARREIQHLQEVVESVRTNLTTREQDPHDHKPYLRPQGPWSGKSRSCGCSPASTLSRSTTYTRLSSEGLALQLDRDGNAPDFCGAPRADGRTHLLLEANLLSEQATPGHARGPPTASVPRSSTYERLCSGGAVLPVSHSCQSLSSSCRCTGHTYLPHHHLFLHLPQEEAPPAPVAPAAVPVPVPVVESKPEVRSQACSPTITWLSEEGGGEELSIISLATANVTPSETQPFPPSLSSSPPPQLAYNIEPLPPDRPVEITVLPTMAQTCQPSPGVQQAATVVEVEAEAEAESENNVEGEEGPPQRSHWSRYFLVDLFALAMPVVPTVAWLCHGAPREVLPVYHIGSLLRGCCAVALHSLRRRGAGRGRGPTTMNGATSI from the exons ATGTCTCTCACTCCTAGTCGAAAGCCCTCTGCTGGTCAGCGCAG GCGGTCGGTGGGCACCAGTGGAGGAAGTGGGCGCCACTCCCACAGTGATGCCTCCAATACCAATACCTACCCCTTGTCTGGCAGGGGTAGTGAAGGCAGCCCTGCAGCCCGGACATACCCTGGCACACCCAG GCGCCAGGCAAAACAGACCACATGCAGTGACAACCATGGGATTCGGCCGCCCACTCCGGAGCAGTACCTCACACCCCTACAGCAGAAGGAGGTCTGTATTCGACACCTGCGTGCTAGACTGAGAGAGAACGTGGACAGGCTCCAGCACAG GGACTGTGAGATTGGTGAACTAAGGACCCAGCTGTGCAGAATGCAGGAGGACTGGATCGAGGAGGAGTGTCACCGTGTGGAGGCCCAGCTGGCCCTGAAAGATGCCCGCAGGGAGATCCAGCACCTCCAGGAGGTTGTCGAGTCTGTTAGAACTAACCTCACCACCCGAGAACAAGACCCCCATGACCATAAGCCATACCTAAGGCCACAGGGACCCTGGTCTGGGAAGTCCAGATCCTGTGGCTGCTCTCCAGCCAGCACACTGAGCCGCAGCACCACGTACACCCGGCTCAGTAGTGAAGGGCTAGCTCTGCAGCTAGACCGTGACGGAAACGCCCCGGACTTCTGTGGAGCGCCACGTGCTGATGGGCGAACCCACCTGCTGTTGGAGGCTAACCTGCTGTCAGAGCAGGCCACACCAGGCCATGCTCGGGGGCCCCCCACTGCTAGCGTACCACGCTCCTCCACATACGAGAGGCTGTGTAGTGGGGGGGCTGTACTGCCCGTCTCCCACTCCTGCCAGTCTCTCAGTAGCAGCTGCAGGTGCACTGGGCACACGTACCTCCCACACCACCACCTGTTCTTGCATCTGCCCCAGGAGGAGGCTCCACCAGCACCCGTAGCTCCAGCTGCTGTccctgttcctgttcctgtggTAGAGAGCAAGCCAGAGGTCAGATCCCAAGCCTGTAGCCCCACCATCACTTGGCTTTCTGAGGAAGGAGGGGGCGAGGAGCTGAGTATCATCTCTCTAGCAACAGCCAATGTCACCCCCTCTGAGACACAgccattccctccctccttgtcttCCTCGCCCCCTCCCCAGCTGGCCTACAACATAGAGCCACTGCCTCCAGACAGACCTGTGGAGATCACAGTGTTGCCGACCATGGCCCAGACCTGCCAGCCCTCTCCTGGGGTCCAGCAGGCAGCAACCGTtgtggaggtggaggcggaGGCTGAAGCAGAAAGTGAAAATAAtgtggaaggagaagaaggtCCTCCGCAGCGGAGCCACTGGAGCAGATACTTCCTGGTGGATTTGTTCGCTCTGGCCATGCCAGTGGTACCAACAGTGGCCTGGCTGTGCCATGGGGCACCACGAGAGGTTCTGCCTGTGTACCACATTGGCTCTCTGTTAAGGGGCTGCTGTGCTGTAGCACTCCACTCCTTACGCCGAAGGGGCGCTGGCAGAGGTCGTGGGCCTACCACCATGAATGGTGCAACCTCTATCTGA
- the LOC124481262 gene encoding double-strand-break repair protein rad21 homolog, giving the protein MLVHHSGFQGATQSSVIRTQSMLDSQDFEERRMTSRAQNLLNALKRQNSSSNAMFSLLTLCEGSNRSQAAATFFCLLVLKKQQALSLHQNGPYTDVTVTPGPRFHLS; this is encoded by the exons ATGCTTGTTCATCATTCTGGATTCCAGGGGGCGACTCAGTCCTCTGTGATAAGGACTCAG TCTATGCTGGACAGTCAGGActttgaggagaggaggatgaccaGTCGAGCGCAAAACCTACTAAATGCTCTTAAA AGGcagaacagcagcagcaacgcCATGTTCAGCTTGCTGACGCTGTGTGAGGGGAGCAACCGCTCCCAGGCCGCCGCAACCTTCTTCTGCCTCCTGGTGCTGAAGAAACAGCAGGCCCTCAGCCTGCACCAGAACGGGCCTTACACCGACGTCACTGTGACACCTGGACCCCGCTTCCACCTGTCATAG